Proteins encoded together in one Thermodesulfobacteriota bacterium window:
- a CDS encoding thiolase domain-containing protein — protein sequence MRKVAVIGTGHTDFGFDSPKTGLELFCEAATDAMEEAKVQPEDIQALYCGNGLSDFSEGQIMIQSYIADALGCHNIPATRFEAACASATVAIRDAYMWVASGFYDVVLVGGTEKATAMGTALATRTFAMGTDARYEFPAGLTFPGFFGLLANLYIKKYNVPFERLREQMSLVSVQSHFYGMKNSHAQFKKEITADQVKNSFMVASPLTLLDCCPFSDGAAALVIASEDKAKDLCDKPVYIAGTGQASSGMLSSQYKDIPRLKARDISIKQAYDMAGVGPEEIDVCELHDCFSIASIIAAESLGFAEFGKGGELWEREESRIGGKIPINISGGLKSKGHPIGATGASQTVEIVKQLRGDLVDEGRQVEGANVGLVDTLGGDGIICNIILKTE from the coding sequence ATGAGAAAAGTAGCAGTTATAGGTACAGGACACACTGATTTTGGGTTTGATTCCCCGAAAACAGGGTTGGAGCTATTTTGCGAGGCAGCAACGGATGCCATGGAGGAAGCAAAAGTTCAACCAGAGGATATTCAGGCTTTATATTGCGGTAACGGGTTAAGTGATTTTTCTGAAGGGCAGATTATGATTCAGTCTTATATTGCTGATGCTCTCGGATGTCATAACATTCCGGCTACCCGTTTTGAAGCGGCATGTGCTTCGGCTACAGTTGCCATTCGTGATGCCTATATGTGGGTAGCATCCGGGTTTTACGATGTTGTCCTGGTGGGAGGGACGGAAAAGGCTACTGCTATGGGCACCGCCCTGGCAACAAGGACTTTTGCCATGGGAACCGATGCCCGTTATGAATTTCCTGCGGGACTCACATTTCCCGGTTTTTTCGGGCTGTTGGCTAATTTGTATATAAAAAAATACAATGTCCCTTTTGAAAGACTCAGGGAGCAGATGTCTTTAGTTTCAGTTCAGTCTCACTTTTATGGTATGAAAAATTCCCATGCTCAATTCAAAAAAGAGATCACTGCGGATCAAGTAAAAAACAGTTTTATGGTTGCGTCTCCATTGACCCTGCTTGATTGTTGTCCTTTTTCCGATGGCGCAGCAGCACTTGTCATTGCATCCGAGGACAAGGCAAAAGATCTTTGTGACAAGCCGGTTTATATTGCCGGTACAGGACAGGCTTCTTCAGGCATGTTAAGCAGCCAATATAAAGATATTCCCAGGTTAAAAGCCAGGGATATTTCTATAAAACAGGCATATGACATGGCCGGAGTCGGTCCGGAAGAGATTGATGTATGTGAACTCCACGATTGTTTCAGCATTGCCAGCATAATAGCCGCCGAGAGTCTGGGATTTGCTGAATTTGGGAAGGGTGGTGAACTCTGGGAAAGAGAGGAAAGCAGGATTGGAGGTAAAATCCCCATTAATATTTCAGGTGGGCTCAAGTCAAAGGGACATCCCATAGGAGCTACAGGAGCATCCCAGACAGTAGAAATAGTAAAGCAGCTTCGGGGTGATCTTGTTGATGAGGGAAGGCAGGTTGAAGGTGCTAATGTCGGCCTTGTAGATACTTTGGGTGGAGATGGCATAATTTGTAATATAATTTTAAAGACTGAATAA
- a CDS encoding acetyl-CoA carboxylase biotin carboxyl carrier protein subunit, with protein MSTEIVAPMPGTVVEVLVEIGDKVTENQDVIVLESMKMNNSIPTRTAGKVKEIKVSEHDKVASKQVLVIIE; from the coding sequence ATGAGTACAGAAATTGTTGCACCAATGCCTGGAACAGTTGTAGAAGTCCTTGTTGAGATTGGCGATAAAGTGACAGAAAATCAAGATGTTATTGTTCTTGAGTCGATGAAGATGAATAATTCAATTCCTACCAGAACTGCTGGAAAAGTTAAAGAAATTAAAGTATCAGAGCATGATAAGGTTGCCTCAAAACAGGTGTTGGTCATTATTGAATAA
- a CDS encoding MaoC family dehydratase, whose product MQFEIGKSFNDIEIGENASFSKTITEADIYLFAGICGDFNPMHINEEYASKTPFKSRIAHAPLTQSLIAPVLGTKLPGLGTVALELFSRFRAPVYIGDTITATAEVKEKLEEKKWVRMKLTFLNQKQKLVAEGEALVMPPTPKT is encoded by the coding sequence ATGCAGTTTGAAATAGGAAAATCATTTAACGATATTGAAATCGGAGAAAATGCCTCTTTCAGTAAAACAATCACAGAAGCTGATATTTATCTTTTTGCAGGAATATGTGGTGATTTCAATCCTATGCATATTAATGAAGAATATGCTAGTAAGACTCCCTTTAAATCACGAATTGCCCATGCCCCACTCACGCAGAGTTTAATCGCACCAGTTTTGGGAACAAAGCTTCCTGGTCTCGGTACTGTGGCACTTGAACTGTTTAGTAGATTCAGAGCACCCGTTTATATTGGGGACACCATTACTGCAACGGCTGAAGTCAAAGAAAAACTTGAAGAAAAAAAATGGGTGAGGATGAAATTGACATTTTTGAATCAGAAACAAAAATTGGTGGCGGAAGGAGAGGCTCTGGTAATGCCCCCAACTCCGAAAACATGA
- a CDS encoding TetR/AcrR family transcriptional regulator, whose amino-acid sequence MVMNSVKPDNIQKKPLSKKEVRKKEIIIAATAIFAIKGFSGTSMLEIAKKAGVGEGTVYEYYKNKENLLIDIPVKKLGDLYSNISENNPERKIKVIISKIFKFYNNEKNYSTILVFMLRTNKNFYKSKGNKILDNIFEKIKYLIIKGQKDNIFSENINFNLCRNFLFGTIDHILIPRIIFNRNYDLIKMGEEFSVLFINAIKKNNE is encoded by the coding sequence ATGGTTATGAATTCAGTTAAGCCGGACAACATACAAAAAAAGCCGTTAAGCAAAAAAGAAGTCAGAAAAAAGGAAATCATAATTGCTGCAACTGCCATTTTTGCAATAAAGGGATTTAGCGGAACAAGCATGCTGGAAATTGCAAAAAAGGCAGGAGTAGGTGAGGGCACAGTCTATGAGTATTATAAAAATAAAGAGAATCTTTTGATTGACATACCTGTTAAAAAACTTGGAGACCTGTACAGTAATATAAGCGAAAATAATCCTGAAAGAAAAATAAAGGTGATAATTTCTAAAATTTTTAAGTTTTACAATAACGAAAAAAATTATTCGACTATTCTTGTCTTTATGCTGAGGACCAATAAAAATTTTTATAAATCCAAAGGCAACAAAATACTAGATAATATCTTTGAAAAAATTAAATACCTTATAATAAAAGGGCAGAAAGATAATATTTTCAGTGAAAACATTAACTTTAATCTTTGTAGAAATTTTCTTTTTGGAACCATTGATCATATTCTCATTCCCCGGATTATTTTTAACAGAAACTATGACCTTATAAAGATGGGAGAAGAATTTTCTGTTCTTTTTATTAATGCCATCAAAAAAAACAATGAATAA
- a CDS encoding Zn-ribbon domain-containing OB-fold protein — protein MEYPLTFGQYNKALKKNTLLGLKCKQCGKITCPPQMRCPECSSLDLEVVDLSGTGTIQTYTTIYIAAENRGNEVPYVIVLVKLAEGPWIMGNLYDIDPDKANIELIGKEVKMGNRVFPGDKYSNGDAARPVFSFLD, from the coding sequence ATGGAATATCCTTTAACATTCGGGCAATACAATAAGGCATTAAAAAAAAATACCCTTCTGGGACTGAAATGTAAACAATGTGGAAAAATAACTTGTCCTCCTCAAATGAGATGTCCTGAGTGTTCCTCCCTTGATTTGGAAGTAGTTGATCTTAGTGGAACGGGGACTATTCAGACATATACAACTATTTATATTGCTGCTGAAAACAGGGGAAATGAAGTGCCTTATGTTATTGTTCTGGTAAAATTGGCAGAAGGCCCCTGGATTATGGGTAATCTATACGATATAGATCCGGATAAGGCTAATATAGAGCTTATTGGGAAAGAAGTTAAAATGGGAAATCGTGTATTCCCGGGAGATAAATATTCCAACGGAGATGCTGCCCGACCAGTATTTTCTTTCTTGGATTAA
- a CDS encoding acyl-CoA dehydrogenase family protein, with protein MDFELNKEQKMIQKNVREFMVKEIGPIADQIDLDDKFPKDLWKKMGDLGLLGLTLPEAYGGSEYDIFTSALVMEQMGRISPAVALSYGTHVNLCAHNLEKNATEGQKLRYLPGLCSGDLIGCLGLTEPDAGSDAVGIKTTAVKNGNGFILNGSKMFITNAPIADIALVYAKTDPEKGAKGITAFIVEKEFSGFSVSGKLEKIGHRGSPTGELVFNDCFVPEENVLGKINEGIKVMMRGLDVERAVVAAMALGIGEAALELALQYSKQRHQFGEPICNFQLIKAKLADMYTELEAARFMVYRAAVMAGKAKDGGKGTEVHKVAAAAILFTAETVSRAVNQSLQIHGGYGYTLDYPINRFYRDAKLYEIGAGTSEIRRIVIGNELIKRGLRYS; from the coding sequence ATGGATTTTGAATTAAATAAAGAACAAAAAATGATTCAGAAAAATGTTCGAGAATTTATGGTCAAAGAAATAGGACCCATTGCCGATCAAATTGATTTAGACGACAAATTCCCAAAGGATTTATGGAAAAAAATGGGCGATCTTGGGCTGCTGGGATTGACTCTGCCTGAGGCTTATGGCGGATCTGAATATGATATTTTTACCAGTGCACTTGTAATGGAGCAGATGGGCAGGATTTCCCCTGCCGTAGCACTCTCCTATGGTACCCATGTTAACCTTTGCGCCCATAATCTGGAGAAGAACGCTACTGAAGGACAAAAACTCCGGTATCTGCCGGGGCTTTGTTCCGGTGACTTAATAGGGTGCCTTGGTCTGACCGAGCCTGATGCGGGATCCGATGCAGTTGGAATTAAAACAACTGCTGTAAAAAACGGGAATGGATTTATTCTAAACGGAAGTAAAATGTTCATCACGAATGCCCCTATCGCTGATATTGCCTTGGTCTATGCCAAGACTGATCCTGAAAAAGGAGCAAAAGGAATTACAGCTTTTATTGTTGAAAAAGAATTTTCAGGTTTTTCCGTTTCAGGAAAATTGGAAAAAATTGGACACAGGGGTTCGCCCACAGGCGAACTGGTTTTTAATGACTGTTTTGTTCCGGAAGAAAATGTTCTTGGGAAAATTAATGAAGGAATTAAAGTGATGATGAGAGGACTGGATGTAGAACGAGCAGTAGTTGCAGCCATGGCTCTTGGAATAGGTGAAGCAGCATTGGAACTTGCACTGCAATATTCAAAACAGCGGCACCAGTTTGGTGAACCCATCTGTAATTTTCAATTAATCAAAGCAAAATTAGCCGATATGTACACAGAACTTGAAGCAGCGAGATTTATGGTTTACCGCGCCGCTGTTATGGCCGGAAAAGCCAAGGACGGAGGAAAAGGCACCGAAGTACACAAAGTGGCAGCAGCGGCAATCCTTTTCACAGCAGAAACTGTTTCCAGGGCGGTTAATCAATCACTTCAGATACATGGAGGATACGGATATACACTGGATTATCCAATCAATCGTTTTTACAGAGATGCCAAGCTATATGAAATCGGTGCGGGAACCTCTGAAATCCGTCGAATTGTGATTGGTAATGAACTGATAAAACGCGGATTAAGGTATTCCTAA
- a CDS encoding pyruvate carboxyltransferase, producing the protein MYDKFKLNYPKKVRIGDISVREGLQHEEHFIPIDAKVYYVEEAILAGFTRLEISNLANPAFLPQFRDVEELFKRVRDSRRLSRRGINFDDIELTAVAIRETGVDRAVAAKKEGWGPDRIGMMVSTDEEHHFANSGTTLPEYWEEARRCIEKCHDVGIRVFGTVSTIWGSPISGPTRFEDALDFTKHWLNIGADDIEHADHDGSAPPDQVYRYFSMIIDELPNTDLHIAHFHVTRGWGLANVLAALQAGVDIHEGVLGGIGGQPTNFIDRTPVRGTGEYYYKDPNIVGLTSLEDMLVMMDEMSIDTGIDVDRVLALGKNWEKTIGRRLRSESILNGRIPKKPRPEYKRKGLAEKKAKRGEEPWQIFPREWSETVDLDPEITGKR; encoded by the coding sequence ATGTATGATAAATTTAAATTAAATTACCCGAAAAAAGTTCGTATAGGAGATATATCCGTAAGGGAAGGGCTTCAGCATGAGGAACATTTTATTCCCATTGATGCCAAGGTTTACTATGTCGAAGAGGCAATTCTTGCAGGTTTTACGAGATTGGAAATTTCAAATTTGGCAAATCCTGCCTTTCTTCCACAGTTCAGGGATGTCGAAGAGCTGTTCAAACGTGTACGGGACAGCCGTCGTTTATCTCGTAGAGGAATTAATTTTGATGATATTGAATTGACTGCCGTAGCCATTCGGGAAACCGGTGTGGATAGAGCTGTAGCTGCTAAAAAAGAAGGATGGGGTCCGGATCGTATCGGCATGATGGTCTCTACGGATGAAGAACATCATTTTGCCAATTCTGGAACCACGCTTCCTGAATATTGGGAAGAAGCCCGGAGGTGTATTGAAAAATGTCATGATGTTGGTATTAGAGTTTTTGGCACAGTAAGTACCATCTGGGGAAGCCCGATTTCCGGTCCCACACGTTTTGAAGATGCTCTTGATTTTACCAAGCACTGGTTGAATATTGGTGCAGATGATATCGAACATGCAGATCATGACGGTTCTGCCCCGCCGGATCAGGTTTACCGTTATTTTTCAATGATAATAGATGAGCTCCCAAACACAGACCTTCATATTGCACATTTTCATGTTACAAGGGGCTGGGGACTTGCAAACGTCTTGGCAGCTTTGCAGGCAGGTGTTGATATCCATGAAGGAGTCCTGGGCGGTATTGGGGGACAGCCAACTAATTTTATCGACCGTACACCGGTAAGGGGAACGGGTGAGTACTATTATAAAGATCCTAATATAGTAGGGTTGACAAGCCTTGAGGATATGCTGGTAATGATGGATGAAATGAGTATTGATACAGGGATCGACGTTGACAGGGTACTTGCTCTGGGGAAAAACTGGGAAAAGACCATTGGCAGACGTTTAAGATCAGAGTCAATTCTAAACGGAAGAATTCCCAAAAAGCCAAGGCCAGAATATAAACGTAAAGGTCTTGCTGAGAAAAAAGCCAAACGTGGTGAAGAACCATGGCAGATATTTCCTAGGGAATGGTCTGAAACTGTTGATCTTGATCCTGAAATCACAGGAAAAAGATAA
- a CDS encoding carboxyl transferase domain-containing protein, translating into MTKKISEYEKNKNHWVNEEKKIYELWEKAYNPGGQKQIDRLAKQGKKPVRQLIKQLIDPETKFIELSRGAGFGINYESTKDVPSAGLCTGLGKVHDNWVMIIANDSRVKAGAYYPINCKKHLRAQNIAEQCGVPCVYIGDSAGGFLPMQDRVFPGQGQFGRFFFNMCRMSAKGLKQYTLSTGGNTAGGAYTVYLACESIMIDKMSYSFLGGPPMVKSAIGEEVTMEDLGGAGVHTGISGGADHFVRTQDEGLEKLRELLSSDPKQKLHIERRKTKPAKYPAEHLYEVLPRDTRTGIKVREVLCCIADDGKFSEYKREYNPGRGDNIVCGKMHLKGIPVGVVASNGIGVIFVDAARKATEWVIRCSSQKIPILYIQNSPGYMVGTEEEYAGIGKYGANMVRAAACSNVPKIQWIIGPDHGAANYGMCGRAYDPNFIFNTIRGRTSVMSGETAGKILTTLERANVKKRGEEKSEEEFKEFEEMMIEKYNFQAHPFYTEARLFHDGTIPFKDSRDVLATAFEIALLSPITESNFGNFKF; encoded by the coding sequence ATGACAAAAAAAATATCAGAATATGAAAAAAACAAAAATCACTGGGTTAATGAGGAAAAGAAAATCTATGAGTTATGGGAAAAAGCTTATAATCCTGGGGGTCAAAAACAAATAGACCGTCTGGCAAAACAGGGGAAAAAACCGGTCAGGCAGTTGATTAAGCAGTTGATTGATCCTGAAACCAAATTTATAGAACTGAGCAGAGGAGCAGGTTTCGGCATCAATTACGAGTCAACAAAGGATGTGCCTTCAGCAGGACTGTGCACAGGATTAGGAAAGGTTCATGATAACTGGGTAATGATCATAGCCAATGACAGCCGTGTAAAGGCTGGTGCATACTATCCCATCAATTGTAAAAAACACCTGCGGGCACAGAATATTGCTGAACAATGTGGAGTCCCCTGTGTTTATATTGGTGATTCAGCCGGGGGTTTTCTGCCCATGCAGGATCGTGTGTTCCCTGGACAGGGTCAGTTTGGCAGGTTTTTTTTCAATATGTGCAGAATGTCGGCTAAAGGATTAAAACAATATACTCTTAGCACAGGAGGTAACACAGCTGGCGGGGCATATACAGTTTATCTTGCCTGTGAATCAATCATGATTGATAAGATGTCCTATTCTTTTCTGGGTGGGCCGCCAATGGTTAAATCGGCTATTGGTGAGGAAGTAACCATGGAGGATCTTGGCGGTGCCGGAGTTCATACAGGTATATCCGGTGGAGCTGATCATTTTGTCAGAACCCAGGATGAAGGTCTTGAAAAGCTGAGAGAACTGCTGTCCAGCGATCCAAAACAGAAATTGCATATCGAAAGACGGAAAACAAAACCTGCAAAATATCCTGCTGAACATCTGTATGAAGTGTTGCCAAGGGATACTCGTACAGGAATCAAAGTACGGGAGGTTCTTTGCTGTATTGCTGATGACGGAAAATTCAGTGAATATAAACGTGAATACAATCCAGGAAGGGGTGATAATATTGTTTGCGGGAAAATGCATCTTAAGGGTATTCCTGTGGGGGTAGTTGCCAGCAACGGTATTGGAGTAATCTTCGTAGATGCTGCCAGAAAGGCGACAGAATGGGTCATACGGTGCAGTTCTCAAAAAATACCGATTCTTTATATCCAAAATTCGCCTGGTTATATGGTCGGTACCGAGGAAGAATATGCAGGTATAGGAAAATACGGTGCGAACATGGTAAGGGCAGCGGCCTGCTCCAATGTCCCAAAAATTCAATGGATCATTGGACCGGATCACGGTGCAGCAAATTATGGTATGTGTGGAAGAGCCTATGATCCAAACTTTATTTTTAACACCATTCGGGGACGTACTTCAGTTATGTCCGGTGAAACTGCAGGCAAAATTCTGACGACACTTGAAAGAGCAAATGTCAAAAAGCGAGGTGAGGAAAAAAGCGAGGAGGAATTTAAAGAATTTGAAGAAATGATGATAGAAAAATACAACTTCCAGGCTCATCCTTTTTACACAGAAGCCCGGCTTTTCCATGACGGAACAATTCCTTTCAAGGACTCCAGGGATGTTCTGGCAACTGCTTTTGAAATAGCACTTTTGAGTCCGATAACTGAATCGAATTTTGGAAATTTTAAATTTTAA